A part of Bacillus thuringiensis genomic DNA contains:
- the trpB gene encoding tryptophan synthase subunit beta, with protein MNYAYPDEKGHYGIYGGRYVPETLMQSVLELEEAYKEAMQDEEFQKELNHYLKTYIGRETPLYFAENMTKYCGGAKIYLKREDLNHTGAHKINNTIGQALLAVRMGKKKVVAETGAGQHGVATATVCALLGLECVIFMGEEDVRRQKLNVFRMELLGAKVESVAAGSGTLKDAVNEALRYWVSHVHDTHYIMGSVLGPHPFPQIVRDFQSVIGKETKKQYEALEGKLPEAVVACIGGGSNAMGMFYPFVHDEEVALYGVEAAGKGVHTEKHAATLTKGSVGVLHGSMMYLLQNEEGQIQEAHSISAGLDYPGVGPEHSLLKDIGRVSYHSITDEEALEAFQLLTKKEGIIPALESSHAVAYALKLAPKMKKEEGLVICLSGRGDKDVESIKRYMEEV; from the coding sequence ATGAATTACGCATATCCAGATGAAAAAGGTCACTACGGTATATACGGAGGACGATACGTTCCAGAAACGTTAATGCAATCTGTATTAGAACTAGAAGAAGCATATAAAGAAGCGATGCAAGATGAAGAGTTTCAAAAGGAATTAAATCATTATTTAAAAACGTATATCGGAAGAGAAACACCGCTTTATTTCGCTGAAAATATGACGAAGTATTGCGGCGGTGCAAAAATTTATTTAAAACGTGAAGATTTGAATCATACAGGAGCTCATAAAATTAACAATACAATTGGTCAGGCACTTCTTGCAGTACGAATGGGCAAGAAAAAAGTTGTCGCTGAAACAGGGGCTGGACAACACGGTGTTGCAACCGCTACTGTATGTGCTCTTCTCGGATTAGAATGCGTCATCTTTATGGGAGAAGAAGATGTGAGACGGCAAAAATTAAACGTGTTTCGAATGGAATTACTAGGAGCGAAAGTAGAAAGTGTAGCGGCAGGTAGTGGCACACTAAAAGATGCGGTAAACGAGGCGCTTCGCTACTGGGTTTCACACGTGCACGATACACACTACATTATGGGATCCGTTCTCGGACCGCATCCATTCCCGCAAATTGTCCGTGATTTCCAAAGTGTAATTGGGAAAGAAACGAAAAAACAATATGAAGCGTTAGAAGGGAAGTTACCAGAAGCAGTCGTCGCTTGTATTGGTGGTGGTAGTAATGCGATGGGCATGTTTTATCCATTCGTACACGATGAAGAAGTCGCTCTTTACGGTGTAGAAGCAGCTGGAAAAGGCGTTCATACAGAAAAGCACGCAGCGACTTTAACGAAAGGTAGCGTTGGTGTTTTACACGGATCGATGATGTACCTTCTGCAAAATGAAGAAGGACAAATTCAAGAAGCTCATTCTATTTCAGCAGGACTCGATTACCCGGGTGTGGGGCCAGAACATAGCTTGCTAAAAGATATCGGCCGTGTTTCTTACCACTCAATTACGGATGAAGAAGCGTTAGAAGCTTTTCAATTATTAACGAAAAAAGAAGGGATTATTCCGGCATTAGAAAGTTCACATGCTGTCGCATATGCATTAAAATTAGCGCCAAAAATGAAGAAAGAAGAAGGACTTGTCATTTGTTTATCTGGCCGTGGTGATAAAGATGTAGAGAGTATAAAACGTTATATGGAAGAGGTGTAA
- a CDS encoding L-lactate permease, with protein sequence MAILLALIPIMMIFICLFLFKQTSLRSSLIAYVVSVGIVLLSPTFQLGIGETVHATIKGWLICFIVGYVLFFGIFLFHLMNKMGYIDQVARFLEEVTHDRLLQMLLMCFGLCPLIESVSGFGIGFMVAAPIFLSLGYKPFQAVLLSFIGLLASSWGAMATGTIIGSQLINMPLTTLGTNTALLSIPMFAYFVILSLHVVGGWQAVIEKWKEGFGFFLLFSLGIYLSNAYVSVELAGILSSIVTITFGFLIIKLKGKSEQNLMTEHAAATEREVSIIKIISPYIFLTVCILLSRLVPALHDVFKSYAVLDLKSYSYKLEMLYSPGFWLGMTCLFTIVFFQIPSHIIKQSLSQTIKQWIPFAITTTMFIAISELMGASGMHSLLAKTAGETFGIFFVFVAPFIGGIGGFLTGSNAGSNAMFIKLQMQTAQNVALPWQYVTTLQNTASSVATIACPSRITLGAYLCNIPYRENELLKKTTLMIFGAVLLVVVEVIFWYMLRN encoded by the coding sequence ATGGCCATATTGTTGGCACTTATCCCAATTATGATGATTTTCATTTGTTTATTTTTATTTAAACAAACGTCATTAAGGTCCTCGTTAATTGCTTACGTTGTGTCTGTTGGAATCGTTTTACTCTCGCCAACGTTTCAGCTAGGGATAGGTGAAACTGTGCACGCAACGATTAAAGGTTGGTTAATTTGTTTTATTGTCGGGTACGTGTTGTTTTTCGGTATTTTTTTATTTCACCTCATGAACAAAATGGGGTACATCGATCAAGTAGCGCGTTTTTTAGAAGAAGTGACGCACGATCGTTTATTACAAATGCTTCTTATGTGTTTTGGTCTTTGTCCGCTAATTGAATCAGTGAGTGGATTTGGAATTGGCTTTATGGTCGCAGCACCTATTTTTCTTTCATTAGGCTATAAACCGTTTCAAGCTGTACTACTCTCATTTATCGGCTTACTAGCTAGTTCATGGGGCGCAATGGCAACTGGTACGATTATCGGTTCGCAGCTTATAAATATGCCGCTTACAACACTTGGCACGAATACGGCACTACTAAGCATTCCGATGTTTGCTTATTTCGTCATTCTTTCTTTACACGTTGTTGGTGGTTGGCAGGCTGTTATTGAAAAGTGGAAAGAAGGATTCGGTTTCTTTCTATTATTTTCTCTCGGAATCTATCTTTCTAACGCATACGTGAGTGTTGAACTAGCAGGTATATTAAGTTCCATCGTTACAATTACATTTGGCTTTCTTATCATTAAATTAAAAGGGAAAAGTGAGCAAAATCTAATGACAGAACATGCTGCGGCAACGGAGAGAGAAGTATCTATTATAAAAATTATTAGCCCTTATATATTCTTAACTGTTTGTATTTTACTTTCTCGCCTCGTACCAGCATTGCATGATGTATTTAAATCATATGCCGTCCTTGATCTAAAATCATACTCTTACAAATTAGAAATGCTGTATTCACCAGGATTTTGGCTCGGTATGACATGCTTATTTACGATTGTTTTCTTCCAGATACCATCTCATATTATTAAACAATCACTCTCACAAACGATAAAACAATGGATTCCATTTGCGATTACGACGACAATGTTTATCGCCATTTCAGAACTAATGGGTGCATCTGGCATGCATTCATTACTTGCAAAAACAGCTGGTGAAACATTCGGTATATTTTTCGTTTTCGTTGCTCCGTTTATCGGTGGAATTGGTGGCTTTTTAACAGGTAGTAACGCAGGATCAAATGCGATGTTTATAAAACTACAAATGCAAACGGCGCAAAACGTAGCACTCCCATGGCAATACGTCACAACACTGCAAAACACCGCATCATCAGTAGCGACAATCGCTTGCCCGTCACGTATTACGCTAGGTGCGTATTTATGTAACATCCCGTATCGTGAAAATGAATTATTAAAGAAGACGACGTTAATGATCTTTGGTGCGGTTTTGCTTGTGGTGGTAGAGGTTATCTTTTGGTATATGTTGAGAAATTAA
- a CDS encoding DUF4029 domain-containing protein has product MLRRKLLYLLLTVPLYAWLISMTTIEVMALFLGYVFIFSNLNRIQEQSILEVCIFSVSIELFSIVSIVLLNELFRWIHSFELMKFGNVVLQVICAYIVFVVLDKIVGQQSVFQDKRKWD; this is encoded by the coding sequence ATGCTAAGACGGAAACTACTATATCTTCTTTTAACTGTACCACTATACGCTTGGCTTATTAGCATGACGACAATAGAGGTGATGGCTCTATTTTTAGGGTATGTATTCATCTTTTCCAACTTAAACAGAATTCAAGAGCAATCTATTTTAGAAGTATGTATATTTTCGGTTAGCATAGAACTATTTAGTATCGTTTCGATTGTATTATTGAACGAATTATTTCGCTGGATCCATTCATTTGAATTAATGAAATTTGGAAATGTTGTATTGCAAGTAATATGTGCGTATATTGTGTTTGTTGTGTTAGACAAAATAGTCGGACAGCAGAGCGTTTTTCAGGATAAAAGAAAATGGGATTGA
- the trpD gene encoding anthranilate phosphoribosyltransferase: MNNYLRKLVEGQHLTEEEMYKAGLLLLNENILESEIAAFLVLLKAKGETAEEIYGLVRALREKALPFSNHIQGAMDNCGTGGDGAQTFNISTTSAFVLAGAGVKVAKHGNRAVSSKTGSADLLEELGVNISSTPNEIDYLLEHVGIAFLFAPAMHPALRRIMKIRKELNVPTIFNLIGPLTNPVNLETQFVGIYKRDMLLPVAQVLQKLGRKQALVVNGSGFLDEASLQGENHVVILKDNEIVETSIEPEKYGFSIVKNEEIRGGDSKENAKITLGVLSGEKSVYRDTVLLNAGLALFANGKAETIEEGITLAAHSIDSGKALAKLNLLIAASNEKLERVN; encoded by the coding sequence ATGAATAACTATCTTCGTAAATTAGTGGAGGGACAACATTTAACAGAAGAGGAAATGTATAAAGCAGGGCTTCTTTTATTAAATGAAAACATATTGGAAAGTGAAATTGCAGCTTTCTTAGTCTTACTGAAGGCGAAAGGTGAAACGGCAGAAGAAATATATGGCCTTGTTCGAGCTCTTCGTGAAAAGGCATTACCGTTTTCGAACCATATACAAGGAGCGATGGACAATTGCGGGACGGGTGGTGACGGTGCCCAAACGTTTAATATTAGTACAACATCGGCATTCGTACTGGCAGGAGCTGGCGTAAAGGTTGCAAAACACGGTAACCGAGCTGTTTCTAGTAAAACAGGAAGTGCAGATTTATTAGAAGAACTCGGTGTAAATATTAGCAGTACGCCAAACGAAATTGATTATTTATTAGAGCATGTCGGCATTGCATTTTTATTTGCACCAGCGATGCATCCAGCATTAAGGCGCATTATGAAAATAAGAAAAGAATTAAATGTGCCGACGATCTTTAACTTAATTGGTCCTTTAACGAATCCGGTGAATTTAGAAACACAATTTGTCGGCATTTATAAACGAGATATGTTACTACCAGTTGCGCAAGTATTACAGAAACTAGGCAGAAAACAAGCGCTTGTCGTAAATGGAAGTGGATTTCTAGATGAAGCATCATTGCAAGGAGAAAATCATGTTGTCATTTTAAAAGATAATGAAATAGTAGAAACGAGTATTGAACCTGAGAAATATGGTTTCTCAATAGTGAAAAACGAAGAAATTAGAGGCGGAGATTCGAAAGAAAATGCAAAGATTACGCTCGGGGTATTAAGCGGAGAAAAGAGTGTTTACCGCGATACGGTTTTATTAAATGCAGGTCTAGCCCTTTTCGCGAATGGAAAAGCAGAAACGATTGAAGAAGGAATTACACTCGCGGCACATAGTATTGACTCAGGAAAAGCATTAGCCAAACTAAACTTATTAATTGCAGCAAGTAATGAAAAATTAGAAAGGGTGAATTAA
- a CDS encoding phosphoribosylanthranilate isomerase, protein MKVKICGITDIETAKRACEYGADALGFVFAESKRKITPRLAKEIIQEIPANVLKIGVFVNESVEEIQKIADECGLTHVQLHGDEDNHQIKRLNIPSIKALGVASEGDMKDAQAYETDYILFDSPKEKFHGGNGKTFSWELLEHMPKEVQKKTILAGGLNAFNIEEAIRTIQPYMVDVSSGVETEGKKDVEKIKQFIIKAKECSK, encoded by the coding sequence ATGAAAGTGAAAATTTGCGGCATCACTGATATTGAAACGGCAAAACGTGCTTGTGAATACGGAGCTGATGCACTCGGATTTGTTTTTGCAGAAAGTAAGCGGAAAATCACTCCAAGGCTAGCGAAAGAAATCATTCAGGAGATTCCAGCAAACGTATTAAAAATCGGTGTTTTCGTAAATGAATCAGTAGAAGAGATACAGAAAATTGCAGATGAATGTGGGTTAACGCATGTGCAACTACATGGGGATGAAGACAATCATCAAATCAAAAGATTGAATATTCCGTCTATAAAGGCGCTCGGAGTAGCTTCAGAAGGTGATATGAAAGACGCTCAAGCATATGAAACAGATTATATATTGTTTGATAGTCCAAAAGAAAAGTTTCATGGAGGAAATGGAAAGACATTTTCATGGGAATTACTTGAGCATATGCCAAAAGAAGTGCAAAAGAAAACGATATTAGCAGGTGGATTAAACGCTTTTAATATAGAAGAAGCGATTCGAACTATTCAGCCGTACATGGTCGATGTAAGTAGCGGAGTAGAGACAGAAGGAAAGAAAGATGTAGAGAAAATAAAACAATTTATTATAAAAGCGAAGGAGTGTTCCAAATGA
- the trpC gene encoding indole-3-glycerol phosphate synthase TrpC gives MGTILDKIVDQKKKEVAALYETYTPLKESRKIHSLVEALQQFIVIAEVKRASPSKGDINLHVDVRKQVKTYEECGAGAVSVLTDGQFFKGSFHDLQTARMESNIPLLCKDFIIDKIQIDRAYETGADIILLIVAALTKEKLQELYSYVLEKGLEAIVEVHDEQELEIAIQLNPHVIGINNRNLKTFEVDLSQTEKLGKRLNEEKLLWISESGIHSKEDIIRVKRAGAKGVLVGEALMTSSSIRTFFEDCKVNI, from the coding sequence ATGGGGACGATTTTAGACAAAATTGTAGACCAAAAGAAAAAGGAAGTTGCGGCATTATATGAAACGTATACACCATTAAAAGAAAGTAGAAAGATACATTCACTTGTAGAAGCATTACAGCAGTTTATTGTTATTGCAGAAGTAAAGCGAGCATCACCATCAAAAGGAGATATCAATTTACACGTTGATGTACGAAAACAAGTAAAAACATATGAAGAATGCGGCGCAGGAGCAGTTTCTGTTTTAACAGACGGTCAATTTTTTAAAGGTTCATTTCATGATTTGCAAACGGCAAGAATGGAAAGCAACATTCCGCTTTTATGTAAAGATTTTATAATTGATAAGATTCAAATTGATAGGGCGTATGAAACTGGCGCAGATATTATTTTACTAATCGTAGCGGCGTTAACGAAAGAGAAGTTACAAGAGCTGTATAGCTACGTACTAGAAAAAGGACTTGAAGCAATTGTTGAAGTGCATGATGAACAGGAATTAGAAATTGCGATCCAATTAAATCCGCACGTTATCGGTATTAACAACCGTAATTTAAAAACATTCGAAGTCGATTTAAGCCAAACAGAAAAGCTTGGAAAACGATTAAACGAGGAGAAATTACTTTGGATTAGTGAAAGCGGGATTCATTCAAAAGAAGATATTATTCGTGTCAAACGAGCTGGAGCGAAAGGTGTATTAGTTGGAGAAGCACTTATGACATCATCTTCTATTCGTACCTTTTTTGAAGATTGTAAGGTGAACATATGA
- a CDS encoding DUF2278 family protein — translation MPLKNYGVLKGTVIQSKIGKGKTPHYQVHLQDEAGVDYRIAINVKSQSYPSEVLYFASDNIRSEAIHILPTLPFGFTEIKNNEPKVALDYVRGNVFDSKQMVPLPAEKAGVDNDLNEKIERYIKRAIEEKAIIYAFGERWGPEENTPDSYFHFQPGNGIHDIHMNQGNVEKWKGDNGIWQDGGILIHFEKKEEWVGIFLAFQSQSWCTDEEGHARVPVEHCDYKGNN, via the coding sequence ATGCCCCTAAAAAACTACGGCGTGTTAAAAGGTACAGTTATACAATCAAAGATTGGAAAAGGGAAAACACCTCATTATCAAGTTCATTTACAAGATGAAGCAGGAGTAGATTATCGTATTGCAATTAACGTGAAATCGCAAAGTTATCCGTCAGAAGTTTTATATTTTGCGAGCGACAATATTCGGTCAGAGGCGATTCATATTTTACCGACATTACCATTCGGTTTTACAGAAATAAAAAACAATGAACCGAAAGTTGCTTTAGACTACGTAAGAGGTAATGTATTTGATTCAAAACAAATGGTTCCTTTACCTGCTGAAAAAGCAGGAGTAGATAATGATTTAAATGAAAAAATAGAACGTTATATAAAACGAGCAATAGAAGAAAAAGCAATTATTTACGCGTTTGGTGAAAGATGGGGACCAGAAGAAAATACACCCGATTCTTACTTTCATTTCCAACCAGGAAACGGGATACACGATATTCATATGAATCAAGGGAATGTAGAAAAATGGAAAGGTGATAATGGTATATGGCAAGACGGAGGAATACTCATTCATTTTGAGAAGAAAGAAGAATGGGTTGGTATCTTTCTTGCTTTCCAATCACAGTCATGGTGTACGGATGAAGAGGGGCATGCTCGTGTTCCGGTTGAGCATTGTGATTATAAGGGAAATAATTAA
- the trpA gene encoding tryptophan synthase subunit alpha, giving the protein MGVEKIKAAFENGKKAFIPYVMGGDGGLEKLKERIRFLDEAGASIVEIGIPFSDPVADGPTIQRAGKRALDSGVTLKGIFQALIEVRKEVQIPFVLMTYLNPVLAFGKERFIENCIEAGVDGMIVPDLPYEEQNIIAPLLREANIALIPLVTVTSPIERIEKITSESEGFVYAVTVAGVTGVRQNFKGEIHSYLEKVKSHTQLPVVAGFGISTKEHVEEMITICDGVVVGSKVIELLENEKREEICELIQATEQKEEA; this is encoded by the coding sequence ATGGGAGTAGAAAAAATTAAAGCAGCGTTTGAAAATGGTAAAAAAGCATTTATTCCGTACGTAATGGGCGGAGATGGTGGCCTTGAAAAATTAAAAGAAAGAATTCGTTTTTTAGACGAAGCAGGAGCAAGCATCGTTGAAATCGGTATTCCGTTTTCAGATCCAGTCGCAGACGGTCCAACGATTCAAAGAGCAGGGAAACGAGCGCTAGATAGCGGTGTAACATTAAAAGGCATTTTTCAAGCATTAATAGAGGTAAGGAAAGAGGTACAAATTCCGTTTGTACTCATGACATATTTAAATCCAGTACTCGCATTCGGAAAAGAACGATTCATCGAAAACTGTATAGAAGCAGGGGTAGATGGTATGATCGTTCCGGATTTACCGTATGAAGAGCAAAATATTATTGCCCCGTTACTTCGAGAGGCAAACATTGCGCTAATTCCACTCGTTACAGTAACGAGCCCAATTGAGCGAATCGAAAAAATTACGAGTGAATCAGAAGGATTCGTCTACGCCGTTACAGTGGCGGGCGTAACAGGAGTACGTCAAAACTTTAAAGGTGAGATTCATAGTTACTTAGAAAAAGTAAAATCACATACGCAATTACCGGTAGTGGCAGGGTTCGGTATTTCAACAAAGGAACATGTAGAAGAAATGATTACAATATGTGATGGAGTAGTCGTTGGAAGTAAAGTCATTGAGCTGCTAGAAAATGAAAAGCGAGAAGAAATATGTGAATTAATACAGGCAACAGAACAAAAAGAAGAGGCATAA